One genomic region from Sylvia atricapilla isolate bSylAtr1 chromosome 16, bSylAtr1.pri, whole genome shotgun sequence encodes:
- the CBFA2T2 gene encoding protein CBFA2T2 isoform X2 has protein sequence MVGIPGSCQFAGEKRVPVMPGSPVEVKIQSRSSPPNMPPLPPVNPGGPRPVSFTPTALPNGINHSPPTLNGAPSPPQRFSNGPSSSSSSSLTNQQLPATCGARQLSKLKRFLTTLQQFGNDISPEIGEKVRTLVLALVNSTVTIEEFHCKLQEATNFPLRPFVIPFLKANLPLLQRELLHCARAAKQTPSQYLAQHEHILLNTNTTSPADSSELLIEVNGNGKRHSPDRREDSSFEREPLPTEPPAKRVCTISPAPRHSPALTIPLMNPSGQFHPTPPPLQHYTLEDIATSHLYRDPSKMLEHREIRDRHGGLGLNGGYQDELVDHRLTEREWADEWKHLDHALNCIMEMVEKTRRSMAVLRRCQEADREELNYWKRRCSETAEPRKAGSELLSRQHSPASADSVGSDSLREFSSRSGTGYVTEEIWKKAEEAVNEVKRQAMSEVQKAVAEAEQKAFEMIASERARMEQTIADAKRQATEDAFLVINEQEESTESCWNCGRKASETCSGCNIARYCGSFCQHKDWERHHRICGQGLHGQSKPLALPTGRVAAAAKSLDGIPSPALEKTSATTSRSSTPASVTAIDTNGL, from the exons TTGCCGGTGAGAAGAGGGTGCCAGTGATGCCCGGATCGCCCGTGGAAGTGAAGATCCAGTCCAGGTCCTCTCCTCCCAACATGCCGCCGCTGCCCCCCGTCAACCCCGGCGGGCCCCGGCCCGTGTCCTTCACTCCGACTGCAC TTCCCAACGGAATAAACCATTCCCCCCCGACACTGAATGGggccccatccccaccccagaGGTTCAGCAATGgcccttcctcatcctcctcctcctcactgaccaaccagcagctcccagccacgTGTGGGGCCCGGCAGCTCAGCAAGCTGAAGCGTTTCCTCACCAccctgcagcagtttgggaaTGACATCTCGCCAGAGATCGGGGAGAAGGTCCGGACTCTCGTTCTGGCTCTCGTG AACTCGACGGTGACAATCGAGGAATTTCACTGCAAGCTGCAAGAGGCGACCAACTTCCCCCTCCGGCCGTTTGTGATCCCCTTCCTGAAG GCCAACCTCCCTCTGCTGCAGCGGGAGCTGCTGCACTGTGCCCGCGCTGCCAAGCAAACCCCCTCCCAGTACCTGGCACAGCACGAGCACATTCTGCTCAACACCAACACCACGTCTCCCGCTGACTCCTCCGAGCTGCTCATCGAGGTCAATGGCAATGGCAAGAGGCACAGTCCAGACAG GAGAGAAGACAGCAGCTTTGAGAGGGAGCCGCTGCCGACAGAGCCTCCGGCCAAGAGGGTTTGCACCATCAGCCCCGCgccccggcacagccctgccctcaccATCCCCCTGATGAACCCCAGCGGGCAGTTccaccccaccccaccaccCCTTCAGCACTACACCTTGGAAGATATTGCCACCTCCCATCTCTACAGGGACCCCAGCAAGATGTTGGAGCACAGAGAGATCCGGGACAGGCACGGCGGGCTTG GATTGAATGGAGGCTACCAGGACGAGCTGGTGGATCACCGCCTGACAGAGAGGGAGTGGGCGGATGAGTGGAAGCATCTCGATCAC GCGCTGAACTGCATCATGGAGATGGTGGAGAAGACGCGGCGCTCCATGGCGGTGCTGCGGCGCTGCCAGGAGGCCGACAGGGAGGAGCTCAACTACTGGAAGCGGCGCTGCTCCGAGACGGCCGAGCCGCGCAAGGCGGGCAGCGAGCTGCTCAGCCGCCAGCACAGCCCCGCCAGCGCCGACTCCGTGGGCAGCg ATTCCCTGCGGGAGTTCAGCAGCAGGTCGGGAACGGGCTACGTCACCGAGGAGATTTGGAAAAAAGCCG AAGAAGCTGTGAACGAGGTGAAGCGCCAGGCCATGTCGGAGGTGCAGAAGGCGGTGGCCGAGGCGGAGCAGAAGGCCTTTGAGATGATCGCATCGGAGCGGGCGCGCATGGAGCAGACCATCGCCGACGCCAAGCGCCAGGCCACCGAGGACGCCTTCCTCGTCATCAACGAGCAGGAGGAGTCCACTGAG agctgctggaactgCGGCCGTAAGGCCAGCGAGACGTGCAGCGGCTGCAACATCGCCCGGTACTGCGGCTCCTTCTGCCAGCACAAGGACTGGGAGAGGCACCACCGCATCTGTGGGCAAGGCCTGCACGGCCAGAGCaagcccctggccctgcccacgGGCcgggtggcagcagcagccaagagcCTCGATGgcatccccagcccagccctggagaagACCTCGGCCACCACCTCGCGCTCCTCCACGCCGGCCTCCGTGACAGCCATAGACACGAACGGGCTCTAG
- the CBFA2T2 gene encoding protein CBFA2T2 isoform X1, whose product MVGIPGSCQFAGEKRVPVMPGSPVEVKIQSRSSPPNMPPLPPVNPGGPRPVSFTPTALPNGINHSPPTLNGAPSPPQRFSNGPSSSSSSSLTNQQLPATCGARQLSKLKRFLTTLQQFGNDISPEIGEKVRTLVLALVNSTVTIEEFHCKLQEATNFPLRPFVIPFLKANLPLLQRELLHCARAAKQTPSQYLAQHEHILLNTNTTSPADSSELLIEVNGNGKRHSPDRREDSSFEREPLPTEPPAKRVCTISPAPRHSPALTIPLMNPSGQFHPTPPPLQHYTLEDIATSHLYRDPSKMLEHREIRDRHGGLGLNGGYQDELVDHRLTEREWADEWKHLDHALNCIMEMVEKTRRSMAVLRRCQEADREELNYWKRRCSETAEPRKAGSELLSRQHSPASADSVGSADSLREFSSRSGTGYVTEEIWKKAEEAVNEVKRQAMSEVQKAVAEAEQKAFEMIASERARMEQTIADAKRQATEDAFLVINEQEESTESCWNCGRKASETCSGCNIARYCGSFCQHKDWERHHRICGQGLHGQSKPLALPTGRVAAAAKSLDGIPSPALEKTSATTSRSSTPASVTAIDTNGL is encoded by the exons TTGCCGGTGAGAAGAGGGTGCCAGTGATGCCCGGATCGCCCGTGGAAGTGAAGATCCAGTCCAGGTCCTCTCCTCCCAACATGCCGCCGCTGCCCCCCGTCAACCCCGGCGGGCCCCGGCCCGTGTCCTTCACTCCGACTGCAC TTCCCAACGGAATAAACCATTCCCCCCCGACACTGAATGGggccccatccccaccccagaGGTTCAGCAATGgcccttcctcatcctcctcctcctcactgaccaaccagcagctcccagccacgTGTGGGGCCCGGCAGCTCAGCAAGCTGAAGCGTTTCCTCACCAccctgcagcagtttgggaaTGACATCTCGCCAGAGATCGGGGAGAAGGTCCGGACTCTCGTTCTGGCTCTCGTG AACTCGACGGTGACAATCGAGGAATTTCACTGCAAGCTGCAAGAGGCGACCAACTTCCCCCTCCGGCCGTTTGTGATCCCCTTCCTGAAG GCCAACCTCCCTCTGCTGCAGCGGGAGCTGCTGCACTGTGCCCGCGCTGCCAAGCAAACCCCCTCCCAGTACCTGGCACAGCACGAGCACATTCTGCTCAACACCAACACCACGTCTCCCGCTGACTCCTCCGAGCTGCTCATCGAGGTCAATGGCAATGGCAAGAGGCACAGTCCAGACAG GAGAGAAGACAGCAGCTTTGAGAGGGAGCCGCTGCCGACAGAGCCTCCGGCCAAGAGGGTTTGCACCATCAGCCCCGCgccccggcacagccctgccctcaccATCCCCCTGATGAACCCCAGCGGGCAGTTccaccccaccccaccaccCCTTCAGCACTACACCTTGGAAGATATTGCCACCTCCCATCTCTACAGGGACCCCAGCAAGATGTTGGAGCACAGAGAGATCCGGGACAGGCACGGCGGGCTTG GATTGAATGGAGGCTACCAGGACGAGCTGGTGGATCACCGCCTGACAGAGAGGGAGTGGGCGGATGAGTGGAAGCATCTCGATCAC GCGCTGAACTGCATCATGGAGATGGTGGAGAAGACGCGGCGCTCCATGGCGGTGCTGCGGCGCTGCCAGGAGGCCGACAGGGAGGAGCTCAACTACTGGAAGCGGCGCTGCTCCGAGACGGCCGAGCCGCGCAAGGCGGGCAGCGAGCTGCTCAGCCGCCAGCACAGCCCCGCCAGCGCCGACTCCGTGGGCAGCg CAGATTCCCTGCGGGAGTTCAGCAGCAGGTCGGGAACGGGCTACGTCACCGAGGAGATTTGGAAAAAAGCCG AAGAAGCTGTGAACGAGGTGAAGCGCCAGGCCATGTCGGAGGTGCAGAAGGCGGTGGCCGAGGCGGAGCAGAAGGCCTTTGAGATGATCGCATCGGAGCGGGCGCGCATGGAGCAGACCATCGCCGACGCCAAGCGCCAGGCCACCGAGGACGCCTTCCTCGTCATCAACGAGCAGGAGGAGTCCACTGAG agctgctggaactgCGGCCGTAAGGCCAGCGAGACGTGCAGCGGCTGCAACATCGCCCGGTACTGCGGCTCCTTCTGCCAGCACAAGGACTGGGAGAGGCACCACCGCATCTGTGGGCAAGGCCTGCACGGCCAGAGCaagcccctggccctgcccacgGGCcgggtggcagcagcagccaagagcCTCGATGgcatccccagcccagccctggagaagACCTCGGCCACCACCTCGCGCTCCTCCACGCCGGCCTCCGTGACAGCCATAGACACGAACGGGCTCTAG
- the CBFA2T2 gene encoding protein CBFA2T2 isoform X3, translating into MVGIPGSCQFAGEKRVPVMPGSPVEVKIQSRSSPPNMPPLPPVNPGGPRPVSFTPTALPNGINHSPPTLNGAPSPPQRFSNGPSSSSSSSLTNQQLPATCGARQLSKLKRFLTTLQQFGNDISPEIGEKVRTLVLALVNSTVTIEEFHCKLQEATNFPLRPFVIPFLKANLPLLQRELLHCARAAKQTPSQYLAQHEHILLNTNTTSPADSSELLIEVNGNGKRHSPDRREDSSFEREPLPTEPPAKRVCTISPAPRHSPALTIPLMNPSGQFHPTPPPLQHYTLEDIATSHLYRDPSKMLEHREIRDRHGGLGLNGGYQDELVDHRLTEREWADEWKHLDHALNCIMEMVEKTRRSMAVLRRCQEADREELNYWKRRCSETAEPRKAGSELLSRQHSPASADSVGSADSLREFSSRSGTGYVTEEIWKKAEAVNEVKRQAMSEVQKAVAEAEQKAFEMIASERARMEQTIADAKRQATEDAFLVINEQEESTESCWNCGRKASETCSGCNIARYCGSFCQHKDWERHHRICGQGLHGQSKPLALPTGRVAAAAKSLDGIPSPALEKTSATTSRSSTPASVTAIDTNGL; encoded by the exons TTGCCGGTGAGAAGAGGGTGCCAGTGATGCCCGGATCGCCCGTGGAAGTGAAGATCCAGTCCAGGTCCTCTCCTCCCAACATGCCGCCGCTGCCCCCCGTCAACCCCGGCGGGCCCCGGCCCGTGTCCTTCACTCCGACTGCAC TTCCCAACGGAATAAACCATTCCCCCCCGACACTGAATGGggccccatccccaccccagaGGTTCAGCAATGgcccttcctcatcctcctcctcctcactgaccaaccagcagctcccagccacgTGTGGGGCCCGGCAGCTCAGCAAGCTGAAGCGTTTCCTCACCAccctgcagcagtttgggaaTGACATCTCGCCAGAGATCGGGGAGAAGGTCCGGACTCTCGTTCTGGCTCTCGTG AACTCGACGGTGACAATCGAGGAATTTCACTGCAAGCTGCAAGAGGCGACCAACTTCCCCCTCCGGCCGTTTGTGATCCCCTTCCTGAAG GCCAACCTCCCTCTGCTGCAGCGGGAGCTGCTGCACTGTGCCCGCGCTGCCAAGCAAACCCCCTCCCAGTACCTGGCACAGCACGAGCACATTCTGCTCAACACCAACACCACGTCTCCCGCTGACTCCTCCGAGCTGCTCATCGAGGTCAATGGCAATGGCAAGAGGCACAGTCCAGACAG GAGAGAAGACAGCAGCTTTGAGAGGGAGCCGCTGCCGACAGAGCCTCCGGCCAAGAGGGTTTGCACCATCAGCCCCGCgccccggcacagccctgccctcaccATCCCCCTGATGAACCCCAGCGGGCAGTTccaccccaccccaccaccCCTTCAGCACTACACCTTGGAAGATATTGCCACCTCCCATCTCTACAGGGACCCCAGCAAGATGTTGGAGCACAGAGAGATCCGGGACAGGCACGGCGGGCTTG GATTGAATGGAGGCTACCAGGACGAGCTGGTGGATCACCGCCTGACAGAGAGGGAGTGGGCGGATGAGTGGAAGCATCTCGATCAC GCGCTGAACTGCATCATGGAGATGGTGGAGAAGACGCGGCGCTCCATGGCGGTGCTGCGGCGCTGCCAGGAGGCCGACAGGGAGGAGCTCAACTACTGGAAGCGGCGCTGCTCCGAGACGGCCGAGCCGCGCAAGGCGGGCAGCGAGCTGCTCAGCCGCCAGCACAGCCCCGCCAGCGCCGACTCCGTGGGCAGCg CAGATTCCCTGCGGGAGTTCAGCAGCAGGTCGGGAACGGGCTACGTCACCGAGGAGATTTGGAAAAAAGCCG AAGCTGTGAACGAGGTGAAGCGCCAGGCCATGTCGGAGGTGCAGAAGGCGGTGGCCGAGGCGGAGCAGAAGGCCTTTGAGATGATCGCATCGGAGCGGGCGCGCATGGAGCAGACCATCGCCGACGCCAAGCGCCAGGCCACCGAGGACGCCTTCCTCGTCATCAACGAGCAGGAGGAGTCCACTGAG agctgctggaactgCGGCCGTAAGGCCAGCGAGACGTGCAGCGGCTGCAACATCGCCCGGTACTGCGGCTCCTTCTGCCAGCACAAGGACTGGGAGAGGCACCACCGCATCTGTGGGCAAGGCCTGCACGGCCAGAGCaagcccctggccctgcccacgGGCcgggtggcagcagcagccaagagcCTCGATGgcatccccagcccagccctggagaagACCTCGGCCACCACCTCGCGCTCCTCCACGCCGGCCTCCGTGACAGCCATAGACACGAACGGGCTCTAG